TGTGAAACGTTCTATGAAATTTCGTTTGGGCTTTTTAGCCCTTGCTATTATCAGTTATGTCATCGGTTTTCAGGTGTTACCAGAGCAACTTAATAGTGCTTATGAGATGACAATTGTCGGTGGAATGTCTGCACTGTATTTCTTGGTTTTACCGATCTTGTATTGGATAGCGATTATCAATATTGGTCAGCAAAAAACATGGAAAATATTGATGATTCTAAGTTTGAGTGCGTTGATGGCTCGTTTGAGTTTTCCGCCAGAAATTGCCAGCTATTTTGAATTTATGATGTGGATTAAATATCCGGTTATAGTGATTATCATTCTACTGGAAATGTATTTGCTCATCAGTGTGGTGAAAGGGTTATGGCATGCGAGAAAACTCAAAGGCGATCCGAGAATAAAAGCACTGAACATGAATAAGGATGAGAAAAGCCAAATGGTGGGCATGATAATGGCGGGTGAAGCGGCTAATTGGTTTTACAGTATCCCTAAATTTAGTGCTAACCACCCCAAAGCAATAGCCAATATTAGGTTAATTAGCGCCAATATGTGGTTCATGTGGTTAATGATTTCATTATGTTTTTTAGGCTCTACTATCGCGTATTTATTATTGGTGGATTGGAGTGAAATTGCTGCGGTATTAGTGTCAGCGATTGTGGGCTATGGCTTTTTGAGTTTTATTGCCAACTACAGATTATCTCGTCATTACTCACTGTATATGCACGATGAAAAATTGGTGGTTAACAATAGTATGTGGGGCTTACTCATGGTTGATATCAACGATATTAAATCAGTGACTATCGCTGAAACGGCTAAAAGTACTGCTGAAGAAATCTTATTTGTTGGTCGCGGTGATACTGCCAATGTGATTGTCGACTTTAAGCAAACTCAGCGATATTTTGGCGCCATGGGACAAATGCCTGAGCCAATTGAACAATTGCTATTAGTGCTTGATAAACCACAGCTGCTCAAGTTAGTTATCGAAGACTGCCAACAACAAGCAGAGGCTTAGCGGTAACTACATCTTCATTTTCAACATACAAAAATGCGCCCAACCTAAGGTTGAGCGCATTTTATTATGTTAAGTAGTTACGCGAATGGTATTTAGTTCGTCACTAACTTCTCTAAGTCAGCAGGGCGGTAATAAACGGATTTTAATACCTTACCTTGGCGAACGACTTTACCCGCCATTTCTACGTCTTTTGCGCACTTGGCAATGATAAACTCGCCTTTGGTGCTGCCAACAATTTCAACGCCTTGCTTGGCATAATGCGCGACTGTTTCGGCTAATTCTTGCTCATTACGGCACACTTTACTCATGTTGCTTGAGTGGACTTCATCCCAACACTCAATAAAGTTAATCTCACGATTGTTAGCCACACATAAAAGCAAATCAACTAAGTAGCTAATTTCTATGCGGTCAGTGATTTTGCTAGCGCCTAAATGTACTAAACGCCCCATGAGCACATAAACCGAGTCAATGATGGCGTCAGCTTGCTCAACACGGCAATCAGCTTCAGCTAGTTCTGTTAACTCTTCAATGATGAGTGAGGTATGAAGGGTATCCGCTTTATGATCTAGGCTTGTCGCATCTTCGATAGGTAAATCAAAAGTGCTGCGGAATTGTGTGATATCTCGGTATAGGTGGTCAAATGTTGCTTGGTCTAAAACAGATAACTTCATGGTTCAATAAGCCTAGAAAATAGAAATAGGCGATTATGGTAATGAATTACATTAAGTTCTACAAGACAGACGGCGGCGCTATCAAATGATATCGCCGCCGTGATAAATAAAAAAAACCGCTCGGTTAACAGGGATTGAGCGGAGGTTGAAAATTAACCTTTTATGATGATGAAACTGTTTAACTGATGCCGTTATTTATGAGCATATTTAGCAATAAGATCGTCTATAAATGGCTGAACGCCGTCATCTGTCCAATCAATGTAACCACGAACAAAGCCAACGAGATTGCCTTGTCCATCTAAGATGAAGCTAGCCGGTATTAAGTCAGCAGGCATGATGTAATCAATGTTCTTTTCAGGGTCTATCCAAGTGGCGTAATCTTCAAAACCGTGTTCTGCAAAAAAGGGAGCGATATTGCTTGGGTCTTCATCAATGGAAATAGGCACAAGAGCGAAATCTTTATCTTGATTGCGCACTTTAATATCTTGCATTGCAGGGATCTCTTTAATGCAGGGAGCACACCAAGTTGCCCATAGATTGACCATGACCAATTTCCCTTGGTATTGTTCTAAATTTACCGGGTTTTGCTGCTGATCTTTAAAATCAATGTCTTTAATTTTTCTAGCATTTTTAAGTTCAACAAAACGAGACATCACCATTGGTTTTTGCACTGGTTCGCCAGTTTGGTAAACCTTGACATCATTTGGCGCTGCTGCGGTATTTAAGTGAAGACTGCCTGTGAGTAATAGCATGGTGAGTGGTAGTAATTTATTCATAATAATTCTCATAAGATGTGGTTTCAGTCGTGGCTTGTTGTTTTCTGATCCAAGCGATGCCTCCAATGGCAGCAAGTAGAATTAATCCAAATGGAATAACCCATAACGCTAACGTGCCTAATTTAAGGCTTGGGGTGTAGCGGATCCGTTCGCCAAATCGCGCAACCATAAAATCAATGATTTGTTGTTTAGATTGACCTTCGTCGAGCTTTTTAAAAATATGTCCCTTGAGCTCATTAGCTATTTGGGTTTCTGAATCAAATAAATTGCGATTGTCTGAAGAAGGACAGCGCAGCTCTTGAGCGATTTCAAAACCAAGCTGGCGCTTCTCATCGGCAGAGTATTGAGCACGTGAAAATTGTTTGTTGTCCGTATTGGCATCGGCAGTCAACGCGAAACAAATAAGCCAGACAGCTAAAAGCAAAGTTAATACTGGACTAGTTAATATATTGAAGACGCGTTCTAATTGATTCATGAGGTGGCCTCCCGCAGTTTCTTGGAGCTGTGGCTATTTACATGTGAAGTCGTGCTTTGTTGAACGCTTTGTTCTCTGCACCCAAGAACAACACCACATCCAGCTAGCATCATTAATAAAGCGCCTATCCACAGCCAACTAACCATAGGTTTATAACTAATGCGGATGAGGTATTCTGTCTCATTAAGTTGATTTCCCATTGAGACGTATAAGTCTTTCCCTATAGTGGAGTACACTCCTGCCGCTGACATTTGCATACCGTTGGTTTTGAATGTTTGGCGTTGTGGGTATGCGTAACCAACAATATTTTCTTCATCATCTGTAATGCGAATATTGGCTTGCAGTGCATCATAGCTGTTGGTCGATACTTGTTGGGTTTGTTCGAATACGAAAGTGTATCCGGCAAGCTCACGTCCTTGGTTTGGCCCCATGCTTAGCACTTCTTCTTGCTCGAGGTTTGATACCACAGTACCAGCAAAAATAGCGACTGCGACGCCCAAATGAGCAACGCACATAGCATAAAAACGGCGAGTTTGTATTAAAGAGCTGGCATGCAATTGATGTTGGATCATGGCAATGATTAAGGTGAGTACCAACCAAGTCACCGACATTAGTCCAATAAAGAACCAAGCATTAGCTTGTTCAAACGATTGGTTGATGATGGCTGCTAATACAACTGAAATGACAAATAATAATGCCGGCACTTTCAAGTTACTCGTTTTATCTAGTTGCCAGCGTAGTAACGGTGCTAGCCCCATAAGCAAACTAAGTATGACTAAAATGGGCACAAAGATACTGTTGAAGTAAGGTGCACCAACCGAGATGGTGACACCTGTGATGACGCGATAAATGATTGGATAGTAGCTACCTAAAAGTACAGATAAAGCCGCTACGACTAACAGTAAGTTACCCATCAATATCAGGCTATTGCGAGAAAGTAAGGCAAATTTATCAGTGGTCTTAATGTGATGGGAACGCGCAGCAAATAACGCTAGAGCACTGCCTGAAAACACCAGTAGTAATAGTAGAATAGACATGCCTCGAGTAGGGTCAGCAGCGAATGCATGTACTGATTGCACGACGCCTGAACGAACAATAAAGGTGCCTAGCAAACTTAATGAAAAAGCAAGAATGGCTAAGAAAAGAGTCAGTTTTTTACATTGGCTTAGGCGTTCGCTCATAATCACAGAATGAACGAGTGCTGTAGCAACTAACCATGGAATAAATGATGCGTTTTCTACAGGGTCCCAAAACCACCATCCTCCCCAGCCTAGTTCGTTATATGCCCACCATGAACCGAATGCATTTCCACCTGTTAAGAATACCCATGCCAATATCGCCCAAGGGCGCAAGTAACGGGCGTGTTGTTTTGAAAACTGTTTGCCCATGAGTACTGCCACAGCTGCGGCGAAGCATACTGTGAGCCCGACATAACCTAAAAACAGTAAAGGTGGATGAATGATTAAGCCGATATTTTGCAAAATAGGGTTAAGGTCGCGACCTTCTATTGGGAAATTCGGCAATAAACGCATAAACGGGTTAGAAGTGAAAATGATAAACAAGCTAAAACCAAAAATAATGGCAGCTAAAACTGAAACCGTACGAATAAAGAACTGATGATCTTCTTTATTAGCAGTATTTGCTATGACTACTGTCCATAGAGCAATTGCACTGACCCAAAACAGCATAGAGCCTTCATGGCTGCCCCATATCGCCGCAATTTTATAAAAAGGCGCTAGTTGTGTATTTGAATGGTCAGCAACATAAGCGACAGAGAAATCGTTGGTTAAAAAACTAATACCTAGGCATATTATTGCGCCCATAAAAGCCGATAACATCATATTACTGATAGGGCGTGAATAACTCACCAAATAATCATTTCTCTTATATATCCCCATCATAGGAATAATAGCTAACAATAATGATAACCCAGTGGCTATTATTAAGAGTAAATGTCCAATTTCTGGGATCATATTATTACCTATTCAATTAAAACCTGATTAATAGTTTATTTTTAACTTGTTCAATATTTATTTTAACAAGTCTAATCCAATATTAATTAATGTTAGTCTTCTTGTTGTTTGCTTAATATTTGTCTTTAAATAAAAGCTAAGGTGGAGGTTATCTTTCTTGTATGAATTTTTCTGTGAGGTTGATCTTATTAATTTTGCTGATTTTAATGTTGAATTGTTTTTATTTTATAAAATTTGAATTTATTATTTTTTATAGATAAAAAAATCGCCTTTTTATATAAAAAATTAAATAAAAATTGAAATAAGTTACTGTTTAAAAAGGTTAATGTTGGTTTTATTTTTTGTTAGCTCTAAGGCGTTTTATGCTGTGATCTAGCTCAATAATTTCCATGTTTTTATCCTTAAACTAGGTCTTGCTCAAATTAATTATATCGTTCGCTGAACTGCCAGGTTCGACGGCAAAAATATAAAGTAATGATGATTAGGAGTGGGACAATGAAACAGGCTAAATACAAGATAGCTGCACTGAGTGTGCTAGTTTGTCTTGGCATTGTTGGCAATGCGAATGCCGCTGGTAAATATGATAGCGTACCAGCGATGGGGAAGACGGCTCAAAAAGTTATTGCTAATTCAAATGGCGATGAAGAATCTAAAGGTGTTAAAACGCTTCAAGATTATATTGTTCAAGAAAAAGAACTTTTTGATTATTTATTCCAAAACCACCCTTTATTTAAATATCACGAAGAAGGTAACTTAGTGGGTGATTACCACATCAGTGACCGTGGTGAAGAATATTTAGATACCGGTAATAGCCAAAAATACAGTAAACGTGTTGGACGCCCAAGCGCGGTTCAATATCGTCTTGGTGCGAAATCAATTCTTGATTATCCAAACAAGTTTGTCGGACCTGAAAAATGTGGTGAGTGTCACGCGGTGCAATATGAAGCTTGGAGCCGCTCTCGTCACGCTAAAACTATTCGTTTCCCTGGGGAGCACGAAGAAGTTGATAACGATTTAAACAAAACCATGTACAACACTAAAGATACTTCTATCTTAGCGGATGGTATTACCCCTGATGCGATTTATGCAACTGTTGGTACGCCTCGTACAAAATATGGTTTCATTGATGCGTGGATGGTACGTGGTACATATCATATCCGCGATGGTTTACTAAAAGATGGCACTGGTAAAATGGTTGCTGGTGGTAACCAATTCTCTCGTGGTTGGGCTGAGTGGTTAACCCCTGAAATGGCAGCCAAAATCAATGCTGTTATCCCAGATTTTCCTGCAACAAATGAAGGTAAAGCATTTGGTTTAAGTGGTTCTCACCAAGTGGGCATGAGCTCATACGGCGCGAAATACGAAAAAGAAATGTTGTTCCAACCAGCTAGTTCTTACTGTGAAGTTTGTCATAGCTTTAAGTTTGACTTCCAGAGCAAAGATGAATACTTAGCTGCACTGGGCGATCCTGAAAAACTACGTGAACATACCATTTCTAAAGGTATTGCCTGTGAAGAGTGTCATGGCGCAGGTGGTCACTTAGACGGTGGTAATGGCGGCGGAATGCCATCTAACTGTGAACGTTGTCACCAACGTTTCAACTATGTTGATGAGTTAGCTGAAGCTGAAGAAGGCGAAGGCAAACTAGAGTATGCATTTAACGTGAAAATGAAGTCTGCATGTCCTTCTTGTGGTACCGAAGGTTCACAAATGTTTGCTTCTAAGCATTACGAAAAAGGCATGCGTTGTGCTACTTGTCATGATCCACATGAAGTAACAAGCAACGATTGGAAGTCTGGTTATACCAAACCGAAAATGAAGAAAGAGTGTACAGACTGTCATGCTGCGCAAGCAGAAATCGCAGCAAACACTAAAACACATAGCGACCAAAGCTGTTCAAGCTGTCATATGCCTAACATGGGTAGCTGTGAAAACTTCACCGCGATGCAGTTCCCTGACCAAGCTGGTTTCGATGCTGTTCGTAAGTCACACATGTGGAAAATCGAAGTAGACCCAACTCAGAAAACACTGAACCCACCAGAAGGTGAGCCACGTGAAGCAACAACGAAAGGTTGGACTGTTGCTAAGAACGCTGATGGAAACAACTACTTAGACTTAATGTGGTCATGTGCTCGTACTGCTATCTCTGACGACAACGTTGTTAACGGTAAAGGTTGTCACAGTCAGTTCCAATCTGAACTTGACCCAAGCCTACACTACGAAGATCAACAAGAGATCTACGGTGAAGTCATGAAGTTCCAGAAACCTATCAAAGAAACCTACGCTCAAGTAGTAGGTGCACTTGAAGCTATCGACCAACTACTAGAAGTGACTAAGTTATCTGTTGAAGATAAATCACAAGTTCTTCTGTTAGCAGATAAAGCACAAGATGCAGTGACCTTACTTGAAAAAGACGGTTCTTGGGGTGTCCATGGTGCGCGTTATACCCATAAACGTATTGATGCAGCATTAACTTACGTGACACAAGCTCAAGCCATTCTTAATGGTAAAAAAATGTAAAGCCCTGATGGCTACTGGCATTTGCTAGTGGCCATTTTTTAATAGCTCGGCATCAGCCGGTGCCGAGATATTTAGAGAGAAGAACATGAAAAAACTACTTAGCAAAATTTTGATTTCAGTATCGTTGTTTGTCGCAGTCCAAGCGCAAGTATTTGCGGGAGCGGGTGGAGACTTAATTCCTGTGCAAATAAATGACATTCAGCTAAATCCGATTTCAATGCGCGAAGCTGAGTCGTTAGTTGGCAATGAAGATGTTTATTTTTTTGATGTAAACACAATGGAATTATGGGCCGAAGGTTATATCCCTGGTGCTGTGTATTTCAATGTGAAGAACTGGAAAGAGTTACTTCCAAAAAATAAGGATGCCGTGATGGTTTTCTACTGTGCAAATACCTTGTGCACCTCAAGTGCGATGGCTGCACGAGAGACTGTAAAACTAGGTTACACAGGTGTTAGGCATATGGCCGATGGAATTTACGGCTGGCGTTTGTCTGGCAGACCAACTGAACAACCATAACGATTTTATTACTGATTTAAAGCCTGAAGATGCGTCGTCTGCAGGTAACCCTTTTTAGAAGAGAGAGTGGCAAATGAAACTATTAAAGAAAACTACCATAGCCGTTGCAACGTGCATGTCATTGGTCTTATCTGCTGGCAGTTTTGCTACAGAGAACTTTGACAATGATGTTGAAAAACAGTCTTACAGCATGGGTGCTTCTATTGGTAACTACCTATCAAGTCAAATTTATAGCCAGTCAGAGTTAGGTGCTCAAATCGAAGTGCAACAAGTCATTAATGGTGTCATTGATGCACTTAAGAATGAGCAAAAAATGTCAGATGAAGAAGTACTGACGTACCTCAATGAACGCAGTGAATTGCTGAATTTATTAAGCACTCAAAAAATGGAAAAAATTGCCCTTGAGAGTAAAAAAGCCAGTGAGGCTTATCTTGCTAAAAACAAGGATAAAGATGGTGTGACTACCACAGATAGTGGGCTTCAATACGAAGTTATTACTATGGGTGAAGGTGTAAAACCTAACGCTGAAGATGTGGTGACCGTGAAATACAAAGGTACCTTAGTGGATGGGACTGTTTTTGATGAAACTACAGATCCTGTTCGTTTTGCATTGCTTACCGCCATTTCTGGCTGGGAAGAAGGTTTGCGTTTAATGCCTGAAGGCTCAACGTTCCGTTTCACTATTCCATCAGATTTAGCTTATGGCGAAGATGGTGCGGGTGAGATCCCAGGTGACACAGCACTTATTTTTGAAGTCGAATTGGTCAAGTCTGAAAAGCCAAGTGAAAACGCTAAAGGCATGGGGCTTAGCGGTATGGGAATGGATGGCATGATGGGTGCTCACTAGTACCTGAAACATTATTCATCATTGAGTGTTATCGCGATGAGTTTATTGATAGCGCTTAAAACAACTTTAAGAAGGAAGAGACACTTATGAATATTCTGGCCTTAGGTATCGCAGTATGCCTGAGTATATTTATCGGACTCTTCTGGATTCATCACTGTACATATAACCGTAATTTGAGCAGTGCAGTGATGAAAACAACCAATACAGTAGCTGAAACTGGTATGGCAATGCGTCCTCTTGAGCCTGATGAATTCAAGAATACGGAGTCTTACCAATATCCATTATGGATGTCAGTCGCTGTATTGATCTTTTCGTTATCTATATATGCCAGTGGAGGACATTTCCAAGGTTGGAATGAAGGTCAAGTAGATGAATCGGTAGATTACTTGATCGCAGCAAAAATTACTAAAGGCCGCGATCAAGTGGTTCAGCAACCACAAAATGAAATGGCATTAATGTCGCTAGCGCAGGCTTACGCAGAAGGAGGCTTATATGCTGACTCTGTGAACACGTTAGCTGAGCTAATTGAATTAGTTGGCGCTGATGCCGAGTTATTAGGCATGCAAGTTACATCAATGTACTACCGCGATGGTCGCAGGTTTTTACCTGAAACCCAGACGGTCATTGATACCGCGTTGAATTTGCAACGTGATGAGCTTAATACCCGAATGATACTGGCAACGGATGCTTACTTAAACGGTAAATATGCAACTGCGATAGATCATTGGCGCATTCTACTAACCAATCAAACACAACCTTTTAATAGACAATCTATTAATAATGCAATTATGAAAGCAGAATTTAAATTGGATGAGTGAGTCGTTAATTCGTCATTTGAATTTGCAGCGAACCAAAAGAAACCAGTCAGCTAATGCTGAACTAGGGAGGATGTTGTGAGTGAAAATATAGAAAGACGGAGGTTTCTAAAAGGCATGGGAGCAGCGTCTTTAATATTGGGCCCTATGGGGTGTACCTCTGTTGAAGATGATAGTAAAAATGCCAACAAACCTCATTACGTCATGGTGTTTGATCAAAATAAATGTGTCGGTTGTGGTGAGTGTAAAGAGGCATGTAATGTCGCGAATAACTTACCTGACGGCAAATCTAAATTGTTGATGGAGCATCAGTCGGGTGGTGTTGAAGGACTAGCTTGTCCGCATTGTGGTAAAGAGAAATGTAACTGCGAACGTAAGTTCGTGCGCGTTTCTTGTCAGCAATGTAAAAACGCCCCATGTGTCAGCGTATGCCCAACGGGTGCGGCACATAAAGATCCAGAAACAGGGATCGTTACCATGGATGCGAGTAAGTGTGCGGGTTGTAAATACTGTATTGGCGCTTGTCCATACAACGCACGTTTTATCAATGAAGAAACTGATGTAGCTGATAACTGTGATTTCTGTTTAAACACTAAGTTAGCAAAAGGTGAGTTACCAGCATGCGTACAACAGTGTAAATATGATGCATTGATCTTTGGCGATGCCAATGATCCAACGTCATACGTTAATAAGTTATTAGCGGTAAAAGACTCTGTTCGCATGAAGCCGCAGTTTGGTACTGAGCCAAGCCTTCGTTACATTCCAGTTGTTAAGTTGGGGGTATAAGATGGACGGTTCAATGGAATTTACCATGGGCTTATCTGAAGGGGTTGCTTGGCCTTGGCCAATTGCTGTTTACCTTTTCTTAGCCGGTATTTCGGGTGGTTCTTTAGTGGTGGCGTTAGCTATTCGCTTTTTTAAAGGGCAAACCGCAAATACTCCGCTTTACAAAGCGGCGAGTTTAATCTCATTCGTGACGATTGCTTTGGGGATGTTATGTCTAGTATTAGATTTAACTAATCCATTGTTTTTCTGGCGTATTCTTGTGTTTTACAACTTCACATCAGTGATGTCTGTTGGGGTTATTGCACTGTGTGTGTATATCCCGCTAACCGCTGTACTGTGTTTGTATGCATTTGAAGATGAAATCAAATCGATTCCGGCGTTAAGCATCTTGTTGCCAATCATTAATATGCTAAAACCTGTTCGCAAACCTTGCGAAGTGACAGCATTAATTTTAGCAGCGGCTGTATGTGCTTATACCGGTTTCTTGATATCTGCGTTAATCCGCTTCCCGTTAATTAATACAGCAGTATTACCTGCTTTATTTATTGCATCGGGTGTATCTGCGGGGGCTGCAGCGTCAAAAATGTTGTCAGTATTCTTGTTCAAAGAAGATATGCACAGCAGTGAACTTAAAATCCTTCATGGGGCTGAATGGCCAATCATGATTGCGGAAATTTTGTTTATTTGCATGATTGCTATGTCACTTGCGACAGGTAATGCAGGCGCACAATCAGCGTTTGAAGCATTTACATCTGGCGTGTGGGCAAATCTATTCTGGATTGGTGTTGTAGGTGTTGGGTTCTTAGGCCCTATCTTACTTAACTTCGCCACAGGTAAAACCTTTAGTCATTCAGCTAAAGCTTTTTACTTATCAGGTGTTTGCGCCATTAGCGGCATGATGTGTTTACGTTTGTTTATCCTGTACGCAGGACAAACCTACGCGATTTAATGTTTGCCAGAATCACCCTTAAGCCACATGACTTCCCTTAGTTATTTTTAAGGGTGATTCTTTTTAAAGCTAACGTTTTATTCTGTGTTTTAGTTGGAAGTTGAAATGAAAAAAATACTATCGATATTGTTATTCGCGCCATTGTTATTTGCTTGTAGTCCTGAAAATGTAGTGGCCGAGATTGATAGTCACGCCCATGGTATACATGAACATGATCGCTGTCATATGTGTGGCATGATGATCACTAAATATCCAGGTCCTAAAGGTCAATTACAGTTAGGAAATTTAGAGAATAACCCATCTTTTTGCTCAACAAGAGATATGTTTAGTTTCTTGCTTCAGCCAGAAAATACACGCCAAGTTAACCAAGTCTGGGTGCATGATATGGCGGCTACCTCTTGGGAAAACCCTCAAGATGAGCACTTCATTGATGGTAAGACCGCAACCTATGTTTACGGTACCAGTCGTCAAGCTGTTATGGGCCCAGCCGTAGCATCATTTAGCACAGTAGAAGCTGCTGAAAAGTTTGCTAATGAATATGGTGGCGCAGTTTTAGAATTTGATGACATCACCATTGAGTTATTGGGCGAAGGTATGGACCACAACTAAAATATTGAGAATATGGATATACGCTCAAATTATTAGTTTTATCGTCACAGTTTTTTGAAAGTTAGCGTTATAGTTTGTTCGAAAGTGAGAAATGAGATGAAAAAATTTGTTCTTCATTCTTGGCTAATGATGGGCGTTGCCTTAACGCCTTTTGCCTTTGCTGAGCAAATTTATACACATGATGGCACACAGCTTCAGTATCTGATTGATCAGGCCAAGCCCCGCGATACCTTAGTACTCGATAATCTGGTTTATCAGGGCAATGTCGTCATCAATAAACCCCTAACATTAATCGGTCAGACTGATACTGTCATAGATGCTCAAGGCATTGGCAGTGCCATTACAGTTGCCAGCAGTCATGTCAATATTAAACAACTCTCGATTGTCAATTGGGGCGCAGATCAGTATGAATTAAACGCTGGTGTCTTACTTAATGACGGCGTGACTCAAGTGTCTATATTGGATAATAACTTAACAGGTAATGGTTTTGGTGTGAGGGCTGATAACTCTCATCACATTGAAATATCTCAAAACCGCATCCAAGGGAATCCACAAATGTTTGTGCTAGATAGGGGCGATGGCATCTATTTAAAACGCGTGGATCATGCCGTTATCAATGGCAATGTGATTAAAGATGTAAGAGATGGCGTTTATCTAGAGTCAGGTAAACATAGTTTAGTTACCAATAATCAATTTTCTAAGCAGCAATACGGTATTCATTACATGTATACCGAAGATGATGAAGCCTTTAATAATGCAGCCACAAAAGTCGATGGTGGTTACGCATTAATGAACGCTAAGCGGATCAATCTGCATCATAATCAAGTTATTGGTGCAGCGAC
This window of the Shewanella goraebulensis genome carries:
- the nrfD gene encoding NrfD/PsrC family molybdoenzyme membrane anchor subunit is translated as MDGSMEFTMGLSEGVAWPWPIAVYLFLAGISGGSLVVALAIRFFKGQTANTPLYKAASLISFVTIALGMLCLVLDLTNPLFFWRILVFYNFTSVMSVGVIALCVYIPLTAVLCLYAFEDEIKSIPALSILLPIINMLKPVRKPCEVTALILAAAVCAYTGFLISALIRFPLINTAVLPALFIASGVSAGAAASKMLSVFLFKEDMHSSELKILHGAEWPIMIAEILFICMIAMSLATGNAGAQSAFEAFTSGVWANLFWIGVVGVGFLGPILLNFATGKTFSHSAKAFYLSGVCAISGMMCLRLFILYAGQTYAI
- a CDS encoding nitrous oxide reductase accessory protein NosL; translation: MKKILSILLFAPLLFACSPENVVAEIDSHAHGIHEHDRCHMCGMMITKYPGPKGQLQLGNLENNPSFCSTRDMFSFLLQPENTRQVNQVWVHDMAATSWENPQDEHFIDGKTATYVYGTSRQAVMGPAVASFSTVEAAEKFANEYGGAVLEFDDITIELLGEGMDHN
- the nosD gene encoding nitrous oxide reductase family maturation protein NosD produces the protein MKKFVLHSWLMMGVALTPFAFAEQIYTHDGTQLQYLIDQAKPRDTLVLDNLVYQGNVVINKPLTLIGQTDTVIDAQGIGSAITVASSHVNIKQLSIVNWGADQYELNAGVLLNDGVTQVSILDNNLTGNGFGVRADNSHHIEISQNRIQGNPQMFVLDRGDGIYLKRVDHAVINGNVIKDVRDGVYLESGKHSLVTNNQFSKQQYGIHYMYTEDDEAFNNAATKVDGGYALMNAKRINLHHNQVIGAATFGVLLNMTNDSDVHANQVNNIVNATPKMPTGDEGKSMFIYGARDNRVYDNEFANSEIGIYMAMGGEGNQIYRNQFINNQAQVKYVGDTIVEWSHKEQGNYWSGFIGWDQSGDGISEQAYQPSDHLDRLYWLYPEAHFLLKSPVASLLRWTQQQFQIMPEAGVMDSYPMMSPIANSNIGYAAELADNPPANSNIVSTTQSSEQSLSK
- a CDS encoding 4Fe-4S dicluster domain-containing protein — encoded protein: MSENIERRRFLKGMGAASLILGPMGCTSVEDDSKNANKPHYVMVFDQNKCVGCGECKEACNVANNLPDGKSKLLMEHQSGGVEGLACPHCGKEKCNCERKFVRVSCQQCKNAPCVSVCPTGAAHKDPETGIVTMDASKCAGCKYCIGACPYNARFINEETDVADNCDFCLNTKLAKGELPACVQQCKYDALIFGDANDPTSYVNKLLAVKDSVRMKPQFGTEPSLRYIPVVKLGV